Genomic segment of Streptomyces sp. NBC_01210:
CCATGCACTGGTTCACCGGCGACGTTGTGGGCGCGCTCGGAGTCGAGGCAGACATGCTGCGCAACTTCCGCGCCCACGCCGGCCACGAGCGCGCGGCCCTCACCGCCATGAGAGGCGAGAAGCACGAACGGTGGAAGGCCGAAACCGCAAACAACCCGGCCGAACGCGAAGAAGCCCTCAGCGCCCAGGCCGACTACGCCGAGAGGGCCGCACAGGCCAAGTACCGCCTTCGTAGTGCCCGCGCCTTCATCCGCGAAGACGGCGGCACACCGCCCCACCTGCCCGCCGCACTGGCCGATGTCGACCCACCGGAAACCGACCCCAACACCACCGAGGAGAATGACATTTGAAGGGCTCCACCCACCGCCGCTGCTACTGCCGCGACCCCCACACCGGCAAACCGCTCGGCAAGTCCTGCCCCAAGCTCACCAGCCGCAAGCACGGCTCCTACTCCATACGGCAGGAACTCCCACCCCGCGAGGACGGCACCCGCCGCTCCTTCAACCGGGCGGGCTACGAGAGCCTCAAGGCGGCTCAGGCCGACCTCGACCACGCCCGCGCCCTCCTCGGGCTGCCCGACGCTGACGACCCGGAGGACATAGGCCGTCTCGTCGCCCTTCTCGAACAGGTCGCCGATGAGAGGGCTCCCCTTCCCGACATCGAGGAGACCCGCCGACGTCTCAAGGCGGGCTTGAACCTCACGGGCCGCCGTACAGTGGGAGATTGGCTGGACCAGTGGCTCGCGTCCAAGAAGACGCGGAAGACGACGACCAATGGCTACGCCTCCCATATCCGTGTCCATCTCAAGCCGCGCATCGGGCACATACGCCTCGACCGCCTCAACGTCAGTCACCTGGTGGAGATGTTCGACGCCATCGCCGACGCCAACGAGGTGATCGAGGCAGAGAACCGAGCCCGTCGCGACCAAATCGCTCGGTGCAAGCCGAGCAAGCCGGGCCGTCCCGTTACAGCCGAGCGGGCGCGGCTGGCCATCGAGCGGGCGAAGCTCGCCGAGATGAAGCCGTTCCGGAAGCCGACTGGACCCGCGACCCGGCAGGGCATTCGGCGAACGCTCCGTGCAGCGCTGAACGCGGCGATCAGCCAGCAGCTCATCACGTTCAACCCGGCAGCCCACGTCGAGTTGGAGTCCGGCAAGCGGCCGAAGCCGTTGCTGTGGACCGAGCAGCGGGTGGTGCGCTGGCGTGTCACCGGTGAGGAGCCCTCCGCCGTCATGGTGTGGACCCCAGAGCAGTTCGGCGCCTTCCTTGACGCAGCCGAGGGTGAGCGGCTGTACGCGTTCTTTCACCTTTCCGGCACGCGCGGCCTGCGGCGGGGCGAGGGGGTCGGCCAGGACTGGGCCGATGTGGATCTGGACGCCGGGCTGATCACGCCGGCCAAGGAGATCGTGGTCGACGGCTGGGATCCGTACGAGTCCGCACCCAAGACCGACGGCAGTGCCAGCACCATCGCCCTCGACAGCCTGAACGTGGCCGTGCTTCGCGAGCACCGCAAGCGTCAGCTCAAGGAGAAGGAACAGTGGGGTGCGGCCTGGCGGGACACCGGCAAGGTTGTTCACGCAGGAGAACGGTTCGTGGCTCCATCCGGAGACGGTCTCGGAGACCTTCCGCCGCATCCTCGCGAGCACCGACCTGCCGCCCATAACCCTTCGGGATCTGCGGCACGTCTCCGCGACCCTCACCCACGGCGGCGGTGGTGACCTGCACACGATCAAGGAGACGCTGCGGCACTCCACGATCACGCTGACCTCGGACACGTACACGAGCCTGCTGCCCGAGGTCGACAAGGCCGTAGCAGAAGCCGCCGCCCGGCTGGTACCTCGTGCCCGTAAGGCCGCCTCCGTAGCGGCTGCTGCCGGGCCGTCCGCTCACGCATCGCTCACGCATGAGGCCGGAAACGACGAAGCGCCCCGACCGGCCGAAGCCAGTCGAGGCGCTAAGTAGCAGGTCAGAGGGGTTAACCCCTCCCTGCCGCAGGTAGGCCGTGTGGGACTCGAACCCACAACCAACGGATTAAAAGTCCGCTGCTCTGCCAATTGAGCTAACGGCCCTCGGCATTGCATCCCCGAGCATAGCCGGACAGGACCGGTGAGCCGATCGGGTATCGGATCACCGGCCCCGTCGAGACCCCGCCGCAGGTCACCGACGTGACGTCTCGCGGGCGATCGTCCGGGGGTGGTTGCGGTTCAGGAACCAGTGGCGGGCCGAGGCCAGCCACCATGCCGCGGCGAAGCCCAGGACGACCAGGACCGCCACCGGGGCGTAGTTGAACGTCTCCGAGGTGACCGGGGAGACCTGCGGAAGCATGAAGAGCACGGTGATCACCGCGACCCAGGTCACCGCCACGATGCCGATCGGGCGGGACCAGCGGCCCAGGTGCCAGGGGCCGCGTTCGAAGCTGTCGCCGCGGAACAGCCGCAGCAGGGTCGGGATGACGTACGCGATGTAGAGCCCGATGACTGCGATCGACGTCACAGCCGCGTACGCGGTGACATTGATCAGATACGGCAGACCGAGGACCAACGCGCCGACGGTCGCGAGCCAGACCGCGGCGACGGGCGTACGGGTCCGGGGGCTGACCGTGTGCCAGACGTTCGAGAACGGCAGGGCGCCGTCCCTGGAGAAGGCGTAGATCATGCGGCTGTTCGCAGTGACCGACGCCATACCGCAGAAGAGCTGGGCGCCGATGACGACCAGGAGCAGCAGCTTTCCGCCGGTCGCACCGAGAGCGTCCAGCAGGATCTGGGCCGGCGGCGCTCCCGTCGGAGAGGTCAGGGCTCCTTCGTACGACTGGATGGCGAAGGTGAAGCCGAGCAGCAGGACGAAGCCCGCGATCCACGATGTCCAGATGGACTGGACGATGCCGCGGGGGCCGGCGGTCGCGGCGTCGTGGGTCTCCTCGGTCATATGGGCCGAGGCGTCGTAACCGGTGAAGGTGTACTGGGCCATCAGCAGTCCGATGAGGACGACATACAGACTGCTGCTCCAGCCGGTGTTGTTCACGAACTTCGTGAACACGAACGACGCCGACTGGTGGGAGTCGGGGGCGAGGGTGAGCGCGCCGACGATCAGTGCGACGCCCAGCACATGCCACCAGACGCTGACGTTGTTGAGGATCGCGACTATGCGTACGCCGAAGGTGTTGAGGAGGCCGTGCAGCGCCAGGATCGCGGCGAACAGCAGGATTGTGCGGCCCGGTGTGACCTCGAAGCCGAACTGGAGATTGAGATACGCGCCCAGGAAGGACGCGGCGCCGAAGTCGATACCCGCCGTGACGGCGACCTGGCCGAGGACGTTGAACCAGCCCGTGAACCAGGCCCAGGCGGCCGCGGTGCGCGGCGGTGCCAGCCGGTGGGCCCAGAAGTACAGGCCCGCGGAGGTCGGGTACGCCGAGCAGATCTCGGCCATCGCCAGGCCGACGAACAGGGTCATCAGGCCAACGGCGACCCAGCCCCAGGTGATCACGGCCGGGCCGCCGGTGTTCATGCCGAAGAGGTAGAGAGTGAGACAGCCGGAGAGGACCGAGATGATGGTGAAGGAGACGGCGTAGTTGGAGAACGCCGACATCCGGCGGGCGAGAACCTGTGTGTAGCCGAGCTGGGCCAGGCGCTCCTCGTCGGACCCTGCGGAGGGTGGGGTGGGGGTGGTGGATACGGATTCGGGCGCGGCGACGGATTCGGGCGCGGCGACGGGCGCGGGCGCCGAGCCGACTGGCGGAGGCTTCCCCGTACTGGCGTTTTCTGTCATGCCCCCAGCAATTCCCTTGCCGGGGGCACCACATGCGCCAGTCGTGGCCTAAAACAGCGCCCGGTAGTGATGCCAGCCCGTTCCGATCGTCTCCGTCGCCCCGAACGACCCCCTCCCGTCACCCCTGTTGCGCAGCAGCTTGCCGGTCGTGTCGCGGGAGAGGAGATCGCAGACGCCCTCACCCGTGATGTCACCGACCGCGATGATCTCCGTGCGTCCCGCGCCCCAGTCGCTGAAGACCAGCTTCCGCGGCTTGAACGAGCCCGTCCCCGTGCCCTCGTAGCGCCACACCTCACCGCCCGGGTCGCGCGCCAGCAGATCGCCGATGCCGTCGCCGGTGAGGTCGGCGGCGCCGATGATCAGGTAGCCCTTCCAGCCGGAGCCGACCTTCACGGCCGGGTCGAAACCGGCCCGCGCATTGCCCCGGTAGAGGAAGAGGTAGCCGGTGGACGCCTGGCGTACGAGCAGATCCGGGCGACCGTCCCCGGTGAGGTCCTCCGAGGCGGCAAAGGCGTCGAACCCGTTCCAGCCCTTGCCCATCAGATGGTGCGGCACCTTCGGGTCGATGGGGTAGTTGTCACCGCCCGCGCGGTAGAGGTTGCCGTCCGGGGTGCGGATCAGGAGGTTGCTGCGCGGGTCGCCGGTGTTCGCTCCGTACGGGATGAGACGTGTACGCGGATCCCATCCGGTGGTCGCCCAGGACCGGGCGCCGCCCCGCGGATGGTGTACGGCCGCCTTGCCCGTCGTCGTCATCGAGTAGAACTCGCCGTAGCCGTCGGTGTTCATGTCACGGAAGGCCGAGGCGCCGTTGACGAGCCGTACGGGGCCGGGCGTCCAGGACTCGCGGCCCGTGCCGTCGGCCGGCTGCGCCACCACCTCCCACTGGTACGCGCCACTGACCCTGTCCTTCGGATCCCAGTCCCGGGCATCCCACGCGACACGTACCAGCGCACCCGTCCGTTCCGTACTGGTCTCGTCCACCAGGACCCGCCTGCGCCAGTCCTTGACCGTGAAGGTCCGGTTGGCGGACGGGCGGTTCAGCAGCAGCTTCGCCTCCCAGGGCCAGTGCCGGTCGTCGACGGTGGCCGGGGCGGACACGTCGAGCACGGAGAACTCGCCCCGCGGCACCGTCACCGGCTTGATGTGGATACGCCCCTCGGTGTCCGCATACGCGACGTGTCCGCCGTACTTGTCGACGCTCCACATGCCCGTGCCGGGCGCCACATGCTCGGCGAACGGGGTGGTCACCGCAGGCGTGGCGACGCCGCTGTGGAAGTCGGTCATCGTCAGCGTCCCGGCCGTGTCGTCCTGCTGGACCACGAAGCCGTCGCCGAGCTTCGCGGACTTCGAGTACGGCACGGTGGTGAACCGGGGGAAGGTGGCGTCGGAGTCCCAGACCCAGGACTTCCTGGCGTCGTCGCAGCGCCAGTAGACCCACCGTCCGACCTTCTGCAGCTCGTCCGGCGAGCAGCTCAGACCGGTGTCCGAGTCGTACGGAGCGTCGGTCCTCGTCGCCAGGTCGTACCACCTGATGCTGCCCAGCCTGCTGCCGGGCGTCCACATCGTCGAGCCCCAGATCGCGACCGCGCTGATCGAGCGGGTCGTGAGAACCCTCGGCCCCTCGTCGTCGAAGGTGGCGATGTACTGCTTGCCCGTACTCGGCTCGTCGACCGCGAAGAACCGCCCCTCGGCGGCCACCATCCGCTGGTCCGCGCCGAGCTGCCCGAGGGTGATGACGGTGGTCGGCGTTCCCTCGCCGGTGACGGTGTGACCTGCCGAGGTCGGATTGGTGTACGCGAACCGGCCGTCCCCCACCGCCGAGAGCAGGGGGCTGAACTCCGGGTAGCTGTCCCACACATCGGGGTTCACCGTCCGCCGCGGCCCGGCCTTCGGTGTGCCGGTCACGGCGAGGTCGTACGCGTACAGCCCCCGCCTGACCTGCGGATCGATACGGGCCACCACCCCGAGCTGCCCACCGCCGAGCGCGATGCGCTCGGGCACGGCGGGCTTGCCCTGGTAGGTGCCGAGGTCGATGACGATCTCTTCCGGCTCGGCCTGCCCGGCCGCGACGGCGACACCACCGGGCGCGAGCCCGAGACCGCCGGCCGCGAGAGCGACGGCGGCCCCGAGAACGAGGATGCGTTTGGTACGTCCGGTGGTGCGGGTCATGCGTACCCCCTGGTGAGAGCCTCAGCTACAGCGCCTCATCGACTCGGAAGGTACGACAGCCCGGACCATCGCTTGGTTGTACACGGTTGACCGTGTCAGCTCGGCTCTCAGAAGAGGCCCTTGTAGCCCTGCCACCCCGTCCCGATCTTCACTGTCGATCCGAACGAACCCTTGCCGTTTCCGTTGTTGCGCAGCAGGTGGCCGGCCGCGTTGCGGGAGATGAGATCCGGCTTCCCGTCCTTGGTGATGTCACCGACGCCGACGAACGCATTCTGGCCGAGGCCCCAGTTGTTGCCGAACACCAGCACCCGCGGCTTCAGCGCACCCGTCGCCGTACCGTCGTACCGCCACAGCGAGTTCGCCTTGTCGACCGCCAGCAGGTCGCCGATCCCGTCGCCGTTCAGATCCCCGGCACCGAACACCGCCCGGTACGCCGTCCACTTGGCGCCGATCCTGCCACGGGCCTTCAGACCGCCCGAGCCGTTGTCCGCGTACAGATACAGATCGCCGGTGGATGCCTGACGCGCCACCAGGTCCGGGCGTCCGTCGCCCGTCAGATCACCTGGTGAGGTCAGCACATTGAACTGGTTCCAGCCGCCGCCCAGTCCCTGCGCGGAGTCGTCGAGCGGGCCACCCGATGAGGTGCAGCGCCCATTGATGCGCGAGAGATGGCCGTCGGTCTCCCGCACGATCAGATCGTTGCAGCGGTCACCGTTCATGTCACCGAGGGGGACCGCCTGTGTGACGTTGTACCAATACATGAAGCCACCGCTCCGGAAGCCTCCGGCACCGTTGCCGAAGTGGAAGCGCATGGCGTCGTCGCGGTCGAGAGCGACCAGGTCACCGACGCCGTCCCGGGGGTGCGAGAAGTCCCGCCGGGCCGGCGCACCATGGGTCTGCGTGAACAGCCCGGTCAAGGTCAGCGGGGCACCGTGCCCGTCGGCGGGCTGCGCGGTCAGCGTCCAGGTGTATGCGCCGTCCGGCATCAGACTTCCGCTGTCCGACCGGCCGTCCCAGGAACGCTCGAGGTGTCCGCGGACCTCCTCGTTGCCGTGCATGGTGCGGATCACGGCACCGGTGGTCTTGTCCTTGACCACCAGTGTCACGGAGTTGGCCGGCTTGGACAGAACACCCGAGAACTGCCACTCGCCTCCGTTGCTGCCGTCCCCAGTGACGGTCTTCGACACCTCCGAGACGGAGAGCGGCTGAGTCGCCACCCCCGTGGGCACGACATGCATCCGCTCCGCCGCGTCCGCATAGGCGATGTGCCCGCCGAACTTGTCCACCGTCCAGCGGATCCCGCGCTGCGAGGCTGCGGTCGCAGGGAGGTCGGCGACCTCGCGGTCCACGGCCGTACCGCCCGAGAAGTCGGTCAGTTCCAGCTTGCCTGCGGTCTTGTCGTGGCGGACCAGGTAACCGTCGCCCAGCAGCGCCTCGTCGGCTGCAACGGCGATGCTCTTCTTGGCCGTACGGTCGTAGATCCCAGCACCGCCGCTCGCCCCGCAGGACCAGTAGAGCCAGCGTCCGAGCGTCTGCAGCTCCTCGGGAACGCAGCCCGCACCCGTGTCGACCGTCTCCGTGGTCCTCTTGGCCGCCAGGTCGTACGCGGTCACCGTCCCGGCCGTGGTCCCCGGGCTCCACAGCTGCCCCGCCCACACGGCGGCAGCCGAGGCGGTCCGCGTCAGCACCGGCTGCTGCCCTGTGACGTCGATGACCAACTGCTGGTGGACAGCCGGGTTGGTGTAGATCACATACCGGCCGGCGGCGTCGGTGACGCTGCCGCCGTGGGTCCCGGTGCGGTGGAGCGAGGTCGTGTAGCTGGAGTCGATCAGCTGGATCTCGTCACCGCCGGCCGACCCCGGGTAACGCACTACGTACGCGAAGCGCCCGGCGCCCAGGGTCTTCAGGGCCGCACACCCCGGATCGTCTCCTGCGCAGCTCGCGAACGTACCGTTCAGAGTCCGCCGGATCACCTGCGTGGGCGTTCCGTGTACCTCCAGCATCCGGAACTGTGCACGGAAAAGTCCGGTGCTCGCGTCGGTGGAGAGCAGATATCCGTCACCGGCGGCGATTCCACGCACCGGCGCGGGCACGGGCGGCAGGTCCAGCACCGTGGTCACAACCGGCACGCCGTCAGGGCCCACGCCGATCCGACGCAACGCCCAGTCGTCGGCGTCCTCGCCGCCGACCACGAGCACAGTGCCGTCAGGAGCCTGCGAGAGCCGGAAGGTGTTCTTGCCGAGCAGCGTCCGTGGCGTACCCCCTGCGATGGGGGTCGCGATGATCCGCCCCGTACTCGAGTTGATGTGGACGACCCAGTCCCCGACCAGTCCGATCTCATAGCCGGAGCGATCCTGCGGCGCCGGGGCGGTGAGTTCGACCGGGGTCGCCGTGATGTCGGACCTCGGTACGACCTTGATCGTGCCACTCAGGCTGTACCAGCCCAGATACTTCGGTGACAGCAGCACGCCGTTGATATCGGCCGATGCCGTGTAGGCGGTCACCCGTGCGGTGGCGGCGTCGACCGTCGCCAGGCGAAGAGTGTCACCAACCTTGACCCGCAGCACGACGGTCGTCGCGTCACCGCCGACGGCCCCGCCGTAGAGACCCCCGTCGGGCAGCCCGGTGACGAGCCGGTCCCGGGTGCGGCCGTCCTCGGCGGAATCCAGGAGGTGCGCCTCGGTGATCCGTGAGGTGGAGGTGCCGTCGACCACGACGGTCTCGCGCTTCACCGCGACCACCGTGTTGCCGTACACGCCGCTGTACGACAGTCCCTCCGGCACCGTCACGAACTGTGAGGTCCCGGCGGCCGGATCGCGCAGTTCGACATCGCTGTCGCTGATGTAGGCGAGGGTGTCCGCTCCGGTGCCGACCGTCCGGCCGAGGGCGCCGGTCCCCGTCCGCTGTGCGGAGAACGTACGACCGTCCGAATAGCGGGTCCACAGATTGCCGGCCACACCTTCCTGCGTGTGGAAAACACCCTGCGCGCCTGCCGCGTCGGCCTGCTGGTACGTCCCGGTGCCCAGGAGCCCGAGTGCCCGGGGAGTTGTACGGAACGTGGTCGGGATCTCCACGGCGGCAGCGGGCTCGCCCGGGTCCGCTTGAGCCTCGACGGGTCCGAGACCGATACCCAGCGCAAGTGATACGGCAGCGGCGGCTGCTGTGGTGGCGCGGACGACGGCACGACTGGCCACTCAGGCCCTCCCCATGGAAGCAGAAACAGGGCATGGGGCATCAATGTGGCCTGGTGCGAACGAAAAGTTGGTGACTGGCCCCCCAGTCAGGCCCCCATGCAAGCGGACGGATCGTAACAGCCGCCTCACAGGCAACGGAAGCATCTTTCGAACCCGTTCAAAGAGTGAGGACTCGCCCGGTGCCACAAACGCACCGGGCGAGTCCCTCTCAAGCGAATTGGGCTACTAGAAAAGGCCCTTGTAGCCCTGCCAACCGGTGCCGATCTTGACCGTCGAACCGAAGGACCCCGCCCCGTTGCCGCTGTTGCGCAGCAGATCTCCCGCAGCGTTCCGGGACACCAGGTCGGCCTTGCCGTCGCCCGTGATGTCGCCGACGCCGACGAACACGTTGCGGCCAGTGCCCCAGTTGTTGCCGAAGACCAGCACCCGCGGCTTCACCGTGCCCGCCGCCGTACCGTCGTACCGCCACAACTCGTTCGTGCCGTCCACGGCCAGCAGATCGCCGATGCCGTCGCCATTGAGATCCCCGGCACCGAACACCGCCCGGTCAGCTTCCAGTTGGTGCCGCCGAGCTTCCCGCGCGCCTTCAACTTGCCCGCGCCGTCGTCAGCTGACGAATCGCGAGGAGGCGCCCGACCCCCCAGTCGTCGCTCGTCACCCGCACAAGTGCGCGGATCATGGCAATGGGCCCGGACACCACCGCTCTCACGGTGCTGTCCGGGCCCATCAGGCGCGGAGCCGGGGATCAGCCGTTGCGCTTCCAGCGCGGCTTGTCGTCACGGCGCCCGAAGGAGCCGGTGTTCGTGCCGGTGCTGCCACCACGGTGGTCGTCACGACGGCCGTGCGGGCGGTCGCTGGTGCCACCGGAGCGGAAGCCGCCCGCGGGACGGTCGTCGCGGCGGTCGCGGTTGAACGGGCGGTCGCTGCCACGGTGGCCGCCGGTGGGGCGGTCGTCGCGGCGGAAGCCACCGCGCTCGTTGTCACGGTTGAAGCCACCGCGCTCGTTGTCACGACGGTCGTCCCGGCGGAAGCCACCAGACGGACGGTCGTCGCGGCGGAAGCCACTGGACGGACGGTCGTTGTCCCGACGGAAGCCGCCCGCGGGACGGTCGTCACGACGCTCGAACGAACGGCCACCACGGTCGTCACGACGGTCGTCGCGACGGAAGCCACCGGACGGACGGTCGTTGTCCCGGCGGAAGCCACCACGGTCGTCACGACGCTCGAACGAACGGCCACCACGGTCGTCACGACGGTCGTCGCGGCGGAAGCCACCGGACGGACGGTCGTTGTCCCGGCGGTCGTCGCGGCGGAAGCCACCACGGTCGCCGCCACGACGGTCGAAGTTGCCCCGGTCGTCACGACGCTCGACCTGCTCCGGCACAGCCGCCGCAGCAACCGCCGCCTCGACCTCGGCCTCGGCGGCCTCGGTCACCTCGGCGACCGCCGTCTCCGGGTCGTCGCCCCGCTCGCGCGCCGCGCGCGCCACCAGGCGGTCGGCCTCCTCGCGGAGTTCGGACGCACGGCGCTGGACGCGCTCCAGCTGCTTGGTCAGGTCGACGACCTCGCGCTCCGCCTGCTTGGCGGCGTTGTTCGCGGAGTCGGCCTGGACCTCGGTCAGCGAACGGGCGCCGGTGATCTCGGCGACCTCCGGGTCGAACGCGCCCGCTCCGGCCACGATGTGGCGCGAGGCGTCGACGCCCGCGTCCTCCATCAGACGGAAGATCTGGCGGCGCTGGTGCGGCAGCGACAGCGAGACGACCGTGCCGGACTTGCCGGCGCGGGCGGTACGGCCCGAGCGGTGCAGGTAGTCCTTGTGGTCGCCGGCCGGGTCCACGTTCAGGACCAGGTCGATGCCGTCGACGTGGATAC
This window contains:
- a CDS encoding helix-turn-helix domain-containing protein, whose product is MTQHGFDHGDDEDDLPEWADQVMATVAHEVRRRRKELRWSAQDLADKCAEIGHSIPRNVIANMESGRRSNLPLVDVIVLARALRTYPICLLYPLGYVDRVQRLPLQDSEPTWDAMHWFTGDVVGALGVEADMLRNFRAHAGHERAALTAMRGEKHERWKAETANNPAEREEALSAQADYAERAAQAKYRLRSARAFIREDGGTPPHLPAALADVDPPETDPNTTEENDI
- a CDS encoding amino acid permease, encoding MTENASTGKPPPVGSAPAPVAAPESVAAPESVSTTPTPPSAGSDEERLAQLGYTQVLARRMSAFSNYAVSFTIISVLSGCLTLYLFGMNTGGPAVITWGWVAVGLMTLFVGLAMAEICSAYPTSAGLYFWAHRLAPPRTAAAWAWFTGWFNVLGQVAVTAGIDFGAASFLGAYLNLQFGFEVTPGRTILLFAAILALHGLLNTFGVRIVAILNNVSVWWHVLGVALIVGALTLAPDSHQSASFVFTKFVNNTGWSSSLYVVLIGLLMAQYTFTGYDASAHMTEETHDAATAGPRGIVQSIWTSWIAGFVLLLGFTFAIQSYEGALTSPTGAPPAQILLDALGATGGKLLLLVVIGAQLFCGMASVTANSRMIYAFSRDGALPFSNVWHTVSPRTRTPVAAVWLATVGALVLGLPYLINVTAYAAVTSIAVIGLYIAYVIPTLLRLFRGDSFERGPWHLGRWSRPIGIVAVTWVAVITVLFMLPQVSPVTSETFNYAPVAVLVVLGFAAAWWLASARHWFLNRNHPRTIARETSRR
- a CDS encoding FG-GAP repeat domain-containing protein, with amino-acid sequence MTRTTGRTKRILVLGAAVALAAGGLGLAPGGVAVAAGQAEPEEIVIDLGTYQGKPAVPERIALGGGQLGVVARIDPQVRRGLYAYDLAVTGTPKAGPRRTVNPDVWDSYPEFSPLLSAVGDGRFAYTNPTSAGHTVTGEGTPTTVITLGQLGADQRMVAAEGRFFAVDEPSTGKQYIATFDDEGPRVLTTRSISAVAIWGSTMWTPGSRLGSIRWYDLATRTDAPYDSDTGLSCSPDELQKVGRWVYWRCDDARKSWVWDSDATFPRFTTVPYSKSAKLGDGFVVQQDDTAGTLTMTDFHSGVATPAVTTPFAEHVAPGTGMWSVDKYGGHVAYADTEGRIHIKPVTVPRGEFSVLDVSAPATVDDRHWPWEAKLLLNRPSANRTFTVKDWRRRVLVDETSTERTGALVRVAWDARDWDPKDRVSGAYQWEVVAQPADGTGRESWTPGPVRLVNGASAFRDMNTDGYGEFYSMTTTGKAAVHHPRGGARSWATTGWDPRTRLIPYGANTGDPRSNLLIRTPDGNLYRAGGDNYPIDPKVPHHLMGKGWNGFDAFAASEDLTGDGRPDLLVRQASTGYLFLYRGNARAGFDPAVKVGSGWKGYLIIGAADLTGDGIGDLLARDPGGEVWRYEGTGTGSFKPRKLVFSDWGAGRTEIIAVGDITGEGVCDLLSRDTTGKLLRNRGDGRGSFGATETIGTGWHHYRALF
- a CDS encoding FG-GAP-like repeat-containing protein; translated protein: MASRAVVRATTAAAAAVSLALGIGLGPVEAQADPGEPAAAVEIPTTFRTTPRALGLLGTGTYQQADAAGAQGVFHTQEGVAGNLWTRYSDGRTFSAQRTGTGALGRTVGTGADTLAYISDSDVELRDPAAGTSQFVTVPEGLSYSGVYGNTVVAVKRETVVVDGTSTSRITEAHLLDSAEDGRTRDRLVTGLPDGGLYGGAVGGDATTVVLRVKVGDTLRLATVDAATARVTAYTASADINGVLLSPKYLGWYSLSGTIKVVPRSDITATPVELTAPAPQDRSGYEIGLVGDWVVHINSSTGRIIATPIAGGTPRTLLGKNTFRLSQAPDGTVLVVGGEDADDWALRRIGVGPDGVPVVTTVLDLPPVPAPVRGIAAGDGYLLSTDASTGLFRAQFRMLEVHGTPTQVIRRTLNGTFASCAGDDPGCAALKTLGAGRFAYVVRYPGSAGGDEIQLIDSSYTTSLHRTGTHGGSVTDAAGRYVIYTNPAVHQQLVIDVTGQQPVLTRTASAAAVWAGQLWSPGTTAGTVTAYDLAAKRTTETVDTGAGCVPEELQTLGRWLYWSCGASGGAGIYDRTAKKSIAVAADEALLGDGYLVRHDKTAGKLELTDFSGGTAVDREVADLPATAASQRGIRWTVDKFGGHIAYADAAERMHVVPTGVATQPLSVSEVSKTVTGDGSNGGEWQFSGVLSKPANSVTLVVKDKTTGAVIRTMHGNEEVRGHLERSWDGRSDSGSLMPDGAYTWTLTAQPADGHGAPLTLTGLFTQTHGAPARRDFSHPRDGVGDLVALDRDDAMRFHFGNGAGGFRSGGFMYWYNVTQAVPLGDMNGDRCNDLIVRETDGHLSRINGRCTSSGGPLDDSAQGLGGGWNQFNVLTSPGDLTGDGRPDLVARQASTGDLYLYADNGSGGLKARGRIGAKWTAYRAVFGAGDLNGDGIGDLLAVDKANSLWRYDGTATGALKPRVLVFGNNWGLGQNAFVGVGDITKDGKPDLISRNAAGHLLRNNGNGKGSFGSTVKIGTGWQGYKGLF
- a CDS encoding FG-GAP repeat domain-containing protein yields the protein MFGAGDLNGDGIGDLLAVDGTNELWRYDGTAAGTVKPRVLVFGNNWGTGRNVFVGVGDITGDGKADLVSRNAAGDLLRNSGNGAGSFGSTVKIGTGWQGYKGLF
- a CDS encoding DEAD/DEAH box helicase; the encoded protein is MSTFSTDHAVMPENDETAQAVVAAAVDTEIQAELEADIEAELEVDIEAELEVVSETVEASEEPQTTFADLGLPEGVVRKLAQNGVTTPFPIQAATIPDALAGKDILGRGRTGSGKTLSFGLPTLATLAGGHTEKKKPRAVILTPTRELAMQVADALQPYGDVLGLKMKVVCGGTSMGNQIYALERGVDVLVATPGRLRDIINRGACSLENVQVAVLDEADQMSDLGFLPEVTELFDQIPAGGQRMLFSATMENEIGTLVRRYLVNPVSHEVDSAQGNVTTMTHHVLVVKPKDKAPVTAAIAARKGRTIIFVRTQLGADRIAEQLVESGVKADALHGGMTQGARTRVLEDFKKGYVNALVATDVAARGIHVDGIDLVLNVDPAGDHKDYLHRSGRTARAGKSGTVVSLSLPHQRRQIFRLMEDAGVDASRHIVAGAGAFDPEVAEITGARSLTEVQADSANNAAKQAEREVVDLTKQLERVQRRASELREEADRLVARAARERGDDPETAVAEVTEAAEAEVEAAVAAAAVPEQVERRDDRGNFDRRGGDRGGFRRDDRRDNDRPSGGFRRDDRRDDRGGRSFERRDDRGGFRRDNDRPSGGFRRDDRRDDRGGRSFERRDDRPAGGFRRDNDRPSSGFRRDDRPSGGFRRDDRRDNERGGFNRDNERGGFRRDDRPTGGHRGSDRPFNRDRRDDRPAGGFRSGGTSDRPHGRRDDHRGGSTGTNTGSFGRRDDKPRWKRNG